The Chloroflexota bacterium genome has a window encoding:
- a CDS encoding ABC transporter permease subunit yields the protein MKNTLTIARREIQAYFVSPIAYVVAAAFLAIMGYFFAMILYYSREATMRYTLGNMTTVLLFVAPILTMRLLAEEQRMGTIELLLTAPVNDWEVVLGKFLGSLTLYACMLGVSLYFPFVLSIVGNPDFGPIVSGYLGMLLLGGALLSLGVLTSSLTQNQIVSAVLGVVLIVLLWLVGALGDVTGAPLSGVFQYLALSEHFYDFFKGVIDTKDVLYYLSVIGAALFLATRVLETRRWR from the coding sequence ATGAAGAACACCCTGACCATCGCGCGCAGAGAGATTCAGGCATACTTCGTGTCGCCGATTGCCTATGTGGTGGCCGCGGCGTTCCTGGCGATCATGGGCTACTTCTTCGCCATGATCCTGTATTACTCGCGCGAGGCCACCATGCGCTACACACTGGGCAACATGACGACGGTGCTTTTGTTCGTGGCGCCCATCCTGACCATGCGCCTGCTGGCCGAGGAGCAGCGCATGGGCACCATAGAGTTGCTGCTCACCGCCCCTGTGAATGATTGGGAGGTGGTGCTGGGGAAGTTTCTCGGCTCCCTCACGCTGTACGCCTGCATGTTGGGCGTGAGTTTGTACTTCCCGTTCGTCCTCAGCATCGTTGGCAATCCCGATTTCGGCCCCATCGTTTCGGGCTATCTGGGGATGCTCCTGCTGGGCGGGGCGCTGCTCAGCCTGGGCGTGCTGACCTCGTCGCTGACGCAGAACCAGATTGTGTCGGCGGTGCTGGGCGTGGTGCTCATCGTCCTGCTGTGGCTTGTCGGCGCGCTGGGGGATGTAACGGGAGCCCCGCTGTCCGGCGTGTTCCAGTACCTGGCGCTGTCGGAGCACTTCTACGATTTCTTCAAAGGCGTGATTGACACCAAGGACGTGCTCTACTACCTCAGCGTCATCGGGGCGGCGCTGTTCCTTGCCACGCGAGTGCTGGAAACCAGGAGGTGGCGATGA
- a CDS encoding ABC transporter ATP-binding protein produces MIHVSNLTKHYGDFQALKNVSFDVAKGEILGFLGPNGAGKTTTMRILTGYLPPTSGTVTVAGFDVTTDSLEVRKRLGYLPETVPLYPEMTVWGYLDFMARLRGVDKRERRIGEAMEKVRIADHADMMIGKLSKGYRQRLGLAQALLHDPEVLILDEPTIGLDPRQIIEVRELIRGLAQDHTVILSTHILPEVSQTCTRVLIINEGEIVAEGTPERLMARLKGAERIFVQLAGAKDDEALHLFRSLDGILAVDEKGDGAYEVECALGTDKRPEIAREVVGRGWSLLELRPVGMSLEEIFLKLTTE; encoded by the coding sequence ATGATTCACGTAAGCAACCTCACCAAGCACTATGGGGATTTTCAGGCGCTGAAGAACGTCAGTTTTGACGTGGCGAAGGGGGAGATTCTCGGCTTCCTCGGCCCCAACGGCGCGGGCAAAACCACCACGATGCGGATCCTCACCGGCTACCTGCCGCCCACGTCCGGCACGGTAACCGTGGCGGGGTTTGACGTAACGACGGATTCGCTGGAGGTGCGAAAGCGCCTCGGCTACCTGCCGGAGACCGTGCCGTTGTATCCCGAAATGACGGTGTGGGGCTACCTGGACTTCATGGCGCGCCTGCGGGGCGTGGACAAGCGGGAGCGCCGCATCGGCGAGGCCATGGAGAAGGTGCGGATCGCCGACCACGCGGACATGATGATCGGCAAATTGTCCAAGGGCTACCGGCAGAGGCTGGGCCTGGCGCAGGCGCTGCTGCACGACCCCGAGGTGCTGATTCTGGATGAACCCACCATCGGGCTTGACCCGCGCCAGATCATTGAGGTGCGCGAGTTGATTCGCGGCCTGGCGCAGGATCACACGGTGATTCTGAGCACCCACATCTTGCCCGAGGTGAGCCAGACGTGCACGCGCGTCCTCATCATCAACGAGGGCGAGATCGTGGCCGAGGGCACGCCCGAACGGCTCATGGCGCGGCTCAAGGGCGCCGAGCGTATCTTCGTCCAACTGGCGGGCGCGAAAGACGACGAGGCGCTGCATCTGTTCCGCTCGCTGGATGGCATCCTGGCCGTGGACGAGAAGGGCGACGGCGCCTACGAGGTGGAGTGCGCGCTGGGCACTGACAAGCGCCCGGAGATCGCCCGTGAGGTCGTGGGCCGCGGCTGGAGCCTGCTGGAACTCCGGCCGGTGGGCATGAGCCTGGAGGAAATCTTCCTGAAACTCACCACGGAGTAG
- a CDS encoding SAM-dependent chlorinase/fluorinase, which yields MGIITLMTDFGEEDSYVAEMKGVILSICPNATLVDITHHVRPQDIRQGAFVLAASSRAFPMGTVHLAVVDPGVGTERRPIAVQTDRGFFVAPDNGLLSFVLADAADHHAVVLSNQAYYRQPVSQTFHGRDIFAPAAAYIHNGVPLQAFGPDAGTLALFPVPRPRWIREHLLAGEVLHTDAFGNVITNIRQQDADWARFAHVQVGRHKIRRLCRTYAEGGPREVIALFGSSGYLELAQRDGCAARRLRAGPGTPVRVAFREPAQS from the coding sequence ATGGGCATTATCACGCTGATGACGGATTTCGGTGAGGAGGACAGTTACGTGGCGGAGATGAAGGGGGTGATCCTCTCCATCTGCCCCAACGCCACGCTGGTGGACATCACCCATCACGTGCGGCCGCAGGACATCCGCCAGGGAGCCTTCGTCCTGGCCGCATCCAGTCGCGCGTTCCCGATGGGGACGGTGCATCTGGCGGTGGTGGACCCAGGCGTGGGCACCGAGCGACGGCCCATCGCCGTCCAGACCGACCGCGGGTTCTTCGTGGCGCCGGACAACGGCCTGCTGTCCTTCGTGCTGGCGGATGCGGCGGATCACCATGCAGTGGTCCTGTCCAACCAGGCGTACTACCGCCAGCCGGTGAGCCAGACGTTCCACGGGCGCGACATCTTCGCCCCCGCCGCGGCCTACATCCACAACGGCGTGCCGCTGCAGGCTTTTGGCCCCGACGCGGGCACGCTGGCGCTGTTTCCGGTGCCGCGCCCGCGCTGGATTCGCGAGCATCTGCTCGCCGGCGAGGTGCTCCACACCGACGCGTTCGGCAACGTCATCACCAACATTCGGCAGCAGGACGCGGACTGGGCGCGCTTTGCCCACGTGCAGGTGGGCCGCCACAAGATCCGCCGTCTCTGCCGCACCTATGCCGAAGGTGGGCCACGCGAGGTCATCGCCCTGTTCGGCAGTTCGGGCTATCTGGAACTGGCCCAGCGCGATGGGTGCGCCGCCCGCCGCCTTCGGGCAGGGCCGGGGACGCCCGTTCGGGTGGCCTTCCGGGAACCCGCGCAGTCCTAG
- the murA gene encoding UDP-N-acetylglucosamine 1-carboxyvinyltransferase, whose protein sequence is MGAPPAAFGQGRGRPFGWPSGNPRSPSERLSYRQARPTRPRPERQRGHLPDQDKERNVAKFIIEGGNRLHGRVTPSGNKNAALPIMAASLLTDEPLILHNVPRIRDVETMLQLLVASGVDAEWIGEHDLRLHARDVRSAHLDPVLCKEIRASILLAGPMLTRLGRVELPPPGGDVIGRRRVDTHFVGLGSLGAEFAIGQTFRLSTTGLRGADIFLDEASVTGTENVLMAASLAKGTTIIRNAASEPHVQDLARCLNQMGAQVQGIGTNTLFIQGVDRLHGAEFTIGSSHVEVGSFIGLAAATKSELTITDAVPDDLRMIRLMFERLGVHIEIRDNEVFVPADQPLEIMPDLGGAIPKIDDAPWPGFPADLMSIALVVATQAKGTVLFHEKMFESRLYFVDKLISMGAHIILCDPHRAVVVGPAQLHGERLESPDIRAGMALLIAALCAEGQSEIRNIGQIDRGYERIEEKLQALGANIRRIE, encoded by the coding sequence ATGGGTGCGCCGCCCGCCGCCTTCGGGCAGGGCCGGGGACGCCCGTTCGGGTGGCCTTCCGGGAACCCGCGCAGTCCTAGCGAGCGTCTTTCATACAGGCAGGCGCGCCCCACACGGCCCCGACCGGAAAGGCAGCGCGGCCATCTCCCTGACCAAGATAAGGAGCGCAACGTGGCGAAATTCATCATAGAGGGTGGGAACCGCCTACACGGGCGGGTAACTCCGAGCGGCAACAAGAACGCGGCGCTGCCCATCATGGCGGCGTCGCTGCTGACGGATGAGCCTCTGATCCTGCACAACGTCCCCCGCATCCGCGATGTGGAGACCATGCTCCAATTGCTGGTGGCGTCGGGTGTGGATGCCGAATGGATCGGCGAGCACGACCTGCGGCTTCACGCGCGGGATGTGCGGTCTGCCCATCTGGATCCCGTGCTGTGCAAGGAGATTCGCGCGTCCATCCTGCTGGCGGGACCCATGCTGACGCGGCTGGGCAGGGTGGAACTGCCGCCGCCGGGGGGCGATGTTATCGGGCGCAGGCGGGTGGACACGCACTTCGTGGGCCTGGGGTCGCTGGGGGCCGAGTTCGCCATTGGCCAGACGTTCCGCCTGTCCACCACGGGCCTGCGCGGCGCCGACATCTTCCTGGACGAGGCCAGCGTTACCGGCACCGAGAACGTGCTCATGGCCGCCAGCCTGGCCAAAGGCACCACCATCATCCGCAACGCGGCGTCGGAACCGCACGTGCAGGACCTGGCCCGCTGCCTGAACCAGATGGGCGCCCAGGTGCAGGGCATCGGCACCAACACGCTCTTCATCCAGGGCGTGGACCGTCTCCACGGGGCCGAATTCACCATCGGCTCCAGCCACGTGGAGGTGGGGAGTTTCATCGGCCTGGCGGCGGCCACCAAGAGCGAACTGACCATCACCGACGCCGTCCCCGACGACCTGCGCATGATTCGGCTCATGTTTGAGCGGCTCGGCGTGCACATAGAAATTCGCGACAACGAGGTCTTCGTGCCGGCGGATCAGCCGCTGGAGATCATGCCCGACCTGGGCGGGGCGATTCCGAAAATAGACGATGCGCCCTGGCCCGGCTTCCCCGCCGACCTGATGAGCATCGCCCTGGTGGTCGCGACACAGGCGAAGGGCACGGTCCTTTTCCACGAGAAGATGTTTGAGAGCCGCCTGTACTTCGTGGACAAACTCATCAGCATGGGCGCGCACATCATCCTGTGCGACCCGCACCGCGCCGTCGTCGTGGGGCCGGCCCAGTTGCACGGCGAGCGGCTGGAAAGCCCAGACATCCGCGCCGGCATGGCGTTGCTCATCGCCGCCCTGTGCGCCGAAGGGCAGAGCGAGATTCGCAACATCGGCCAGATAGACCGCGGCTACGAGCGCATTGAGGAGAAACTCCAGGCCCTGGGGGCGAACATCCGCCGCATAGAGTAG
- a CDS encoding NeuD/PglB/VioB family sugar acetyltransferase, with translation MRVVVYGAGNVGKMVAYILSYREDVRVVAMVDDNRDMWGKEVRGVPVVGGPDRLPALLADGVAGAICAIGDNKARGRLSEWMAQMGFEIINAIHPTAHISKDVRMGRGNIIGAGVTLYVDPVIGNNVYIDAGAIVTHDTVIGDNALISSGATIGARIDIGRNVLVGLGASVMTPEWGPGARLRVGDNAVIGIGAVVIDDVPDNAVVVGVPAKVIRYQEP, from the coding sequence ATGCGCGTTGTCGTGTACGGAGCGGGGAATGTGGGCAAGATGGTGGCCTACATCCTCAGTTACCGAGAAGACGTTCGGGTCGTGGCGATGGTGGACGACAACCGCGACATGTGGGGCAAGGAAGTGCGGGGCGTGCCGGTTGTCGGCGGGCCCGACAGGCTCCCCGCGCTCCTGGCCGATGGCGTGGCGGGCGCCATCTGCGCCATCGGCGACAACAAGGCGCGCGGTCGCCTGTCCGAATGGATGGCCCAGATGGGGTTTGAGATCATCAACGCCATCCACCCGACGGCCCACATTTCTAAGGACGTGCGGATGGGGCGGGGGAATATCATCGGCGCCGGGGTTACGCTGTACGTGGACCCGGTCATCGGCAACAACGTGTACATAGACGCCGGCGCCATCGTAACGCACGACACGGTCATCGGCGACAACGCGCTCATCTCGTCGGGCGCAACTATCGGCGCGCGGATTGACATCGGGCGGAACGTGCTGGTGGGGCTTGGCGCGTCGGTGATGACGCCCGAATGGGGGCCAGGCGCGCGCCTGCGCGTTGGCGACAACGCGGTGATCGGCATCGGCGCGGTCGTCATAGACGATGTGCCCGACAACGCCGTGGTGGTCGGCGTCCCGGCCAAGGTCATCCGCTATCAGGAGCCGTAG
- a CDS encoding sugar transferase, with protein sequence MRGAVRLQAMSVAFQRFLKRATDIVVSVVGLALLAPVFLVIAVAIKLDSPGPVFFRQERVGKDGRIFRIFKFRTMVQNATAHPLGYHTHDNDPRVTRVGRFLRQYSLDELPQFFNILVGDMSLVGPRPTLAYQVEKYNDFQRRRLLVRPGVTGLAQVNGRNQLTWPQRIERDVWYVDHWSYALDLKILWQTVGVVLRREGVYNDGVPDEISQTG encoded by the coding sequence GTGCGTGGCGCAGTACGGTTGCAGGCGATGAGCGTGGCGTTTCAGCGGTTTCTCAAACGGGCGACGGACATCGTGGTCTCGGTCGTCGGCCTGGCGCTCCTGGCGCCGGTGTTCCTCGTCATCGCGGTTGCGATCAAGTTGGATTCGCCCGGCCCGGTCTTCTTCCGGCAGGAGCGCGTGGGCAAGGATGGGCGCATCTTCCGCATCTTCAAGTTTCGCACCATGGTGCAGAACGCCACCGCGCACCCGCTGGGGTATCACACCCACGACAACGACCCCCGCGTAACGAGGGTGGGCCGCTTCCTGCGCCAGTACAGCCTGGACGAACTGCCGCAGTTCTTCAACATCCTGGTGGGCGACATGAGCCTGGTGGGGCCGCGGCCCACGCTGGCCTACCAGGTGGAGAAGTACAACGACTTCCAGCGGCGGCGACTGCTGGTGCGCCCGGGCGTAACCGGCCTGGCCCAGGTCAACGGCAGGAATCAACTCACCTGGCCCCAGCGCATAGAGCGCGATGTCTGGTACGTGGATCATTGGTCCTACGCCCTTGATCTGAAAATCCTGTGGCAGACGGTGGGGGTCGTGCTTCGGCGCGAGGGCGTGTACAACGACGGCGTCCCCGACGAGATTTCGCAGACGGGGTGA
- the serS gene encoding serine--tRNA ligase — protein MLDLNFIREHADEVKQALVDLNTTAPIDEILQLDRRRRELLQVVESLRARRNAVSREIPRIKDAAQREQLVAEMRQVGDQIRELETELKAVDERLTAALYEVPNMPAPGVPVGPDETHNVIVRTVGEPRQFDFQPLPHWDLGPALGILDFERGVKIAGARFYVLRGLGARLQRALIAWMLDLHVNEHGYTEVYPPFVVNEKCLWGTGQLPKFGENLYHDVEDDLWWVPTAEVPVTNLHREEILDPGTLPLYYVAYTPCWRREKMSAGRDVRGIKRGHQFDKVEMVKIVAPETSMQELETLIDNAEDVCRKLGIPHRVVQMCTGDLSFTAAAKYDVEMWAPGCGEWLEVSSCSNFLDFQARRANIRFRREAGAKPEYVHTLNGSGLALPRVMIAVMENYQQADGSIVVPEVLRPYMGGVEVIR, from the coding sequence GCGAGCACGCCGACGAGGTGAAGCAGGCGCTGGTGGACTTGAACACCACCGCGCCCATTGACGAAATCCTGCAACTGGACCGGCGCAGGCGCGAACTGCTGCAGGTGGTGGAAAGCCTGCGGGCGCGGCGCAACGCGGTGTCCAGGGAGATTCCCCGCATCAAGGACGCCGCCCAGCGGGAGCAGTTGGTGGCCGAGATGCGCCAGGTGGGCGACCAAATCCGCGAACTGGAAACGGAACTGAAGGCCGTGGACGAACGGCTGACGGCGGCGCTGTACGAAGTGCCCAACATGCCGGCGCCCGGCGTCCCCGTGGGCCCCGACGAGACCCACAACGTGATCGTCCGCACCGTGGGCGAGCCGCGGCAGTTTGACTTCCAGCCGCTGCCCCACTGGGATTTGGGGCCTGCGCTGGGCATCCTGGACTTTGAGCGCGGCGTGAAGATCGCCGGCGCGCGGTTCTACGTGCTCAGGGGACTGGGCGCTCGGCTCCAGCGCGCCCTCATCGCGTGGATGCTGGATTTGCACGTGAACGAACACGGCTATACCGAGGTCTATCCGCCGTTCGTGGTCAACGAGAAGTGCCTGTGGGGCACGGGGCAGTTGCCCAAGTTCGGCGAGAACCTCTACCACGACGTGGAGGACGACCTATGGTGGGTGCCCACCGCCGAGGTGCCGGTAACCAACCTGCACCGCGAGGAGATCCTGGACCCCGGCACGCTGCCTCTGTACTATGTGGCGTACACGCCGTGCTGGCGACGCGAGAAGATGAGCGCGGGCCGCGACGTGAGGGGCATCAAGCGCGGCCATCAGTTTGACAAGGTGGAGATGGTGAAGATCGTCGCGCCCGAAACGTCCATGCAGGAACTGGAAACCCTGATTGACAACGCCGAGGACGTGTGCCGGAAACTGGGCATTCCGCACCGCGTGGTGCAGATGTGCACGGGAGATTTGTCCTTCACCGCCGCTGCCAAGTACGACGTGGAGATGTGGGCGCCGGGCTGCGGCGAGTGGCTGGAGGTCTCCTCATGCTCCAACTTCCTGGACTTCCAGGCGCGGCGCGCCAACATTCGCTTCCGCCGCGAGGCGGGCGCAAAACCCGAGTACGTGCACACGCTCAACGGGTCGGGACTGGCGCTGCCCCGCGTCATGATCGCGGTGATGGAAAACTACCAGCAGGCCGACGGGAGCATTGTGGTGCCCGAGGTGCTGCGCCCGTACATGGGCGGGGTGGAGGTGATTCGGTAG